The DNA window ccattatattataatagttcAAGTTGTAAGGTTTTGATTGAAGTGAAATTCATGactacaattaaaaaaaaccatTGAATTGCATTAATAAGTTAATGGTTCAATTGAAAGTGGCCTTAAACTgcaataaaaattacattaagGATGGCGgttgattgtttttttctttgtaaatTAACGGGCAGTTTTGACTAATTAATTGACAAAAAGAAGTacaaaaatgagaaatttattCTTACTTTGAGAAAAGCCTAAAAGGCTAAGTTATTGGGCAATTTTAGAAATATAACTATTCCAAGTCATTGCcaaatttttagtttttcaaaatctttttcaaCTAATTCAATATTTACTCATTTCTAATCATaactttctttatttatttcttctttttggTTATATGGATGGGTTTTTTACTCCATTTGCATCCAATTCAACCACCATTTATACTATTGAGGGGTGTTTGGTTCAAATAAAGGAATGAGAATAGGATTGGGATTAATAGGTGTGTGGAATAGGAATGGGTATGATTGATAGAAGTATAGTGCTTCGTTAAGAGTTTTAATCATTCCCATTATCATTGATAACGTTTGGATTTATAAgagaaaagttataaatataattttgttattaaaattattattaattttaattttattttattaaattaaaaatataaaatattattatttttataacataattgtttaaaatatataaaatatttaagtgacataatttaataaaatataaacatctaatattttttcatattaagtatattttttcataaattaaatataatattttatttaataatatattataatatggtataatttttttaataataatttttattaaaatatttcatatttaattttttaatatttttttatataaaattgttattttatttttagttttatattttaattaatttattttaattttattaataatatataatatttaaaattaattatataaaattatttttttattattagttattgtaattattattaaaattttattttaaatgattctttaatattatttaaataattgaaattatttttttataaataaataaaatttattattatgttaattataaaataacgtataatataattataaaatatatatgatattataattataattataagagagaaaataggagAGTGGatataatgagagagaaaatgtatTGCTCCGGAATGGGATTCATTTCTCCCAATTAATTTAGAGAGGATTGAATATGATTCCTAAGTATCcgggaatcaaatcaatatcttGGAATCAAAACCACCAACCAAACATCTCATTTCATTCCCTTTCCTAAGTACAAAAACACGTACCAAGCATGCCCTGATATTTTATtagaagaataattttttttgtttattcagCTTTGTTTCATTTATTCTAGAACAatcacaaacattttttttaacattcaatatgaaaatattatagattTCTTGCCATCATGACAATGATAGAATGCTTTTGTAATGGTGCCTATAGAGAAGGAAGGGGTGTTAATGGAGCTGCAACAATCTTGGAAGAACCATAAGACACATACAATACAACTTTACATGATGGAAGGATGGCTCATAATCATTGGACACACTTGATATGCTGAAAAATGAAACTTTGTTATAGAGGCTTAACGAAGACTCATAGTTCTTATTGAATTCCTGATTTTGTTCATTGCGATGTTAAGGGAGAACGCAATTAATGTTAACCAATTTACAAAGAATGGCCAACTCCTCCCATACAAGGGCTGCCACAAAGATAggagagaaaagaaaaacacaatTATATAGCAGTCACTTTACAGCTCCAACATGGACAAAAGGATAAAGCATTTGATGGATGCCTTTCATACCAGCTAGTAGGTGAGATCTAGATAGACAGTGTGGTTTTCACTTAAGAAACGATTTCATTCTACTATAGATCATCTACCTGCAAAATACCAACAAACCATCCAGTGAAGAAAGgttaagaaaatgaaagaaagattCATCAGCAAATCAGATTCCATCTTATATTTATGGTAATGCCTATTTTGCTATTGATATTGCTTATTGTACTTGCAAAAAAAGTCGAAATTACTCTAGACTAacatagaaaaattataaacgTCAAGGTGATTATTCAGTCATTTTGATGGAGAGGTATACACTTGTACATTTCTTAAATAACTGCCACTAACATAAACTCTAACCTATTTGGTTAAGTAAACTATAAACGAAGTATAAAAATTAGCTTGTTGTTACTGCCCTAACAAATCTGCCTATATCtcttgatattatatatttaacccATGACACGAGGGAACATAATTTCACCTTTGACATGCAAAGGCTTTTGCATCTTCTTTAGAATGAAGCATTGGAAAGACAATCTGAAATAATAATGTCTACACTTGCTAcaagaaattaataatgaaCATGACTTGAGAATGTTAACTGACCTTGTATATAACCTCCATATCCAATCAGTGTCATAATGTACACATCTAAAAGAAGATGAGGAAATTGGAAACTTCTGCAGAGTGCAAGCCCATTACATTAGTAGCATGACCACACAAATTGACAGGGAAAAATGAAATTACACATGGCCTCATTTGGTTACActttttagttttgtttttgtatctGAATCTGGTAAtatgtttggaaactaaacttagtcAAGACACATTCAAAAGAGTATTGATTGTTTCTCGTACAATCCGGATACAGAAACAGAAAttataagtgttttcaaatggggtcatggtaatgtattttatataacacaagagagagagaaaagtgTTCAACCTATTTCAATTTGGGGGCATAAGGTGCTGGACATGGTGATAAAGTGTTATCAGGTAGTTGATTAATCAAGTCAACTGTTGCCTGCAAGCATGCTGTTAGCATTTTCTTTTCCAATCTGACAAGCTGAGTAGCAACTAGCTTTCTTGCATTCAAATTACAATCTCCCAGCTGTGGCATTACCAGAAAGTCATTTAGAACTAGATGGCTTTTATTAGTAATATGAAAATTGAACAATTTAATATCTCACCAACAATTCGTCTTCAATAAGAGTAGTTGGGTAATTGCCTAGTTTGGTTGTGAAATAGTTAGCAAGTTGATCCAAAACTGCACGTTCCATGCAAGGGCTCACCTACACAATGTTGTACGTTGTTACAATAAAGAAAGGTTCACAGATAGGAATGCTGTAAACAagaaattattatgttttagaccCGGGTTTGTTCCAGGCTGGCATAGTATCCCCCGCCATGACCCCCACTTCAATCAAGGTGTTTTCAGTGGGAATCGAACTTGGGACATCACCgcttaagttaaaaaaaaagttaactatATTTTTGGTCCAGGTGAAGTTTTCTGTATAAGTACTTCCCCTGAAGAATCAATAGATCCACAAGAACCACAAAGATTTACAGAAATCTCAATCCATTTTGGTAAAATCAATAACCTATTCCTGTGGAAAgggaaaattttaattttgtttttgctttACCTTACATTGCCAATCTCAAAAGTTGAAAATATCAATTGAACTGAACAAAATATTCTTACCGGACATACTGGACCTTGCGATGATATAACTGAATGCATTTCTGAAGGATCTGAAACATATCCTAATCTTAAATAAGGAAGCATATCAGTAATAGCTTCCCTCTCTTTTCCCACATAGACCTGaaccataattaaataaataaattcagtAAGGTGCTCCTAATGAAGATAagttctttaattattatttttttaatcagaaTAACTTCATTTACATGAAACACTTGTACAGATAGCTTTCCATTTCTTTGAGCAACCATTCTCTTTTCTTGATACTGTGGGTCTTCAGTATTTAATGATGCCTGAGAATATAAGGAATCATGCAGTTAAAACTCAACGGAAATCAACTGGATACAAAAAAATTGAGTGGTAGAGAAGAAAGACAAGTTTTACCTCAACTACCAAGCGGTCATATGAATTATCATCATCAACAAAGCCATAGTTTAAAAGCAATTTTGAATTTGGTTGTGGCCCACACCTGAAACATGATTTAGGGATACAACAGATTCACCGtctataaatgaaataaaatagaaatagacTACCAGGGCATGGAAGTTAATGCAGCCTTTCACATCTCTAGCTAGATTATAATCATGAGAAGCAGATGTTGTACCAGACAAGAATTGATTCCCCGGCCTTGTATGATCGATCAACAACTAATTGAACAGTATCATCTACAGCAGTTAACATTGCCTTGCAGTTGCTTCTATAAGTTAGCAATGGGGGACCAAGAGGAACCAATGCAAATCTACGAGCCAAACTGACTTTCTggaattaaaagaaaaacacatGGTTAACAAATTGGAATCCCTAGTATGTACCTGGAATATTTTATTGTTAGCCAAGTATCAAAGTTTACAAGTCACCACTATCAAAGTAGGCAATCTAAGCAAGGTGAATGACAACTGATACTGTAAATGTCatgttcaacaaaataaaaaaattgaagcaAGAGGAATCTGATAGTGACAAAAATCTGACTATGACTTCTTAGTTCCGAtcacaaaagaaaagaaaagaaaagaaaagaaaagaaaatacaCAAATGAAGTCATGGGATAATATTACCTGTAAATGCACAACACAAGACTGTACTGCAACAAAAGCTTccttaaaaatctcaaaaggaaAAGCTTCAGTTGGTATGTCATATGGATATTGCTGCAAAGCCAAAAAGAAGAAGTTTACAAAGGGTGCCAAGAAGCAAACAATTGGAAGAGAATGCATTAGCATATGGACTTCAATCCAACTATCAGAAAAACATAGATTCTGcaaatgaatgaaaaatggaAAAGACAATCTTCAATATCATTTTGATCTAAATAAGGAAATGCAGACCTGAAAGAGAGATCCAGCCATAAACCAAACAGTATCAAGTTCATTATACTCTCTCTTAATCCCTTCTGCCCTTGCCAGAACTTCAGCCTATATTATCAGCTAATCAATACTTTGTTTCAActtcaaaattaagcatttgTAGTACGAGTCACAAGAAATGATATCCTAGGAGGCCAACGCACCTTGGTGGGGCTACCCGTAAGATAATCCAGTTCAGTTTCTGACCACAGGAGAGGCGATTCGACGGCCATCTGGCCCCTTCCTCTTTGACGGTCAAGCTCCCTGATATATGGATACCAGAAAGACTTCTTTCCTTGCTTCTTCTCATACATTAGATAAAGAGCCAAGCAAGCTAATTCTGACAACTTGTTTGTAGTTAGCAGCTCCGCTAAATCAAACCCAACATGAGATAAAGTCATTGTCAGCCTTTAAGCAATACATTTCTGAATAAGTAAATATTCTGTTAGCAAATATTTTAGGGATGTGAATAAGTAAGAAGACCATTAAGGCTTACCAATGGTCTCATTCCCAAGAACCCTCTCAAGCGTCACAACCAACGAATTTGGTACAGAGAATGCAATATCCCCTGCCTGTAGAGGACAATGACAATTATTTATGGATACCCAtatactcaaataaataaataaataaaaaataacatcgAAAGAATGAAATAGACCTGAAGATCCTCACTGGCAGCAACATAATGAATGGGACAAAGTTTTTCATCGTTGGATGGCCTTTCATTGAGAACAACCTTGCAAGGAGGTAGACCGTTTTTGTGCATCCACAATTTCAAGTCAGTGACCTCGTCTTCCTTCTTACTAGACACCTTACGTTCTTCATTACGAGAACCGGCAACTACGGTGTCTGAACTCGAAGCTGCGCAAAAGTAGTTTTTGTGAGTAATTGAGCTGCAATTCCTGGTGCTCCTGCGGAAGAGAAGAGAACCCGCGGTAAGAAGGGAGATAGGGCGTTCGGGAGTCGGACGAATCGGAGAAGAGATGCAATTGGTCTGTGGGAGGAAAATCAAATCCATGGAGTGCGTTATTGGAAGTTTGACCGAAAACAATCGGAGATCTCTTTTGGGTTACAGCCAGATGATGAAAGATGTTGAATTggtgaaggaagaagaagaagaagatattttAGCTGCGGTTGCAGAAATGCTTGTCAGTGAGAGGTTTGCTGCTCCATAGAACCGCCACCGGAGAAGAAtccaagaaaaaataaagaagataattgttatttttaaccTTCACTCTTTTGTCTTAATTATATTTACcttacattataatattttataatattttttttaaattaaaataaactcttataattttaacttactAATTAACTCACGGTAAAAGTGCATGCTTGATTTTCATTAAGAAGGCATTAagataaaatgatattaaattaaataattgtttttacaaaaatataacttaataattagatatgtacttaaatttaatattaagagTGTATAttcaattttcataaataaacaaatcatTTCCATTCAGGTAAAGTAACCATTTCTCTCTGGGAAATTTAACGAGATGACCCGGATAATGgttcaaattcaaaaaatggCACGTtgataaattttacaaaaataatactttCGACCTGCGAAATGTTCTTTTTGCCCCTTAAGGTCTTATTCCCCAATCAGTCGGGCATTCCCCTTTTTATCTCTCATCTTCTCTCCCTCTTGTTCTCCCCATCATCACGACTCTCTGTTTGGTTGAAGATAACCACGGCATTCTCAAATGGGTATGTTAATGTACATTTGTTAGGACCTAATTTTGTATAGTTATGATTCCGGCTTTATTGTGAACTCTATGTTATATACTATAATTGTAATGCTTATATAATATTGCAACGTTCTTATTCTGGTGGATCTAATAATTGTAATCACCCTCACGCGTATTGCAATCACCCTCACGTGTAAATATGAAATGATTCtcctttgtttttgtatttaaacttttttttgtcCTTTTTACGGGAAGTACTTGGAAGAGCAATGTGTATGGTTAGAATTTAACACGATTACTCTTAGCATTTTAGCTTCACATGCTGAGATAGAAGTTGAATTTTTTCTGATAATTTCTTTGCTCTCGTGAGTAatcccaaaatattttttgtttttgttttcattaattatttttttttcttacacaATTGTTTATATATTCATACGAAATACGtgaatatataaacaattagtTGATATTTATTTGTTGTATAGTTTATTAGTAACTTTAACCTTTATTTTCTAGACAAGTAGGGTTTTCGGAAGATTGATCCAGATAAATGGACATTTGCAAATGAAGGATTTCTTAGAGGTCAAAAACATCTCCTAAGaaatattaatagaaaaaaaacatgCACAAGCAAATACAAACGTTAACAAACAACCACACCAACAACCGTCGTCACGTGGTCAAAGTCCTTCGGAAGAAGTGGAGAGGCTAAAAGGGACAATAATGTGTTGATGCAAGAGCTTGTGAAGCTGAGACAACAACAGTAGAGTACAGATAATTAGTTGCAATCGGAGAAGAATGTTTCTTAATCTACTGTCCTAGTTTGCAACTGTCAATATATATTCAACTCTCAATGAGTTGTTTTCCCTTAGTCGATAACTGTCAATAACTATAAGCATTGTCAATAACTATAAGCATTAACATGTATGGTAATAAATGTTGTCTCTGAGTCTCTTCTCAATCatcatttctaaataataaaaaaagttctttgtatttttttaaaacttcagCAATATATTCAATACAATATCTAAAATTTCTCGATGAAATTGTATCTTCTGTcttattttatagtttatcGATTGTCCATTGAGATGACTATAGTTAGCTTTTATAGTGTGTTTGTGTTTATGTCAAAATGAGTCATCCTAATTTTCCTATATGTTTACTCGTATTCCCAATAAcctatttcatatatttttaaagtcaATCTATACACGAAGtcattgaattatatttataaagattaCATTTCTCTAAATTATGAAATCACAACACAATACattgatttcaattttatttggatGTCCTTAACATTCCAAGAAGAGCCTTAGTAAACATAAATGtagatttaattttgttttaattatgaTCGAAAAAATATGAATACCAAAACAGCCCAATAAGAAATCAATTCACAAAGACTACAATATTAGTGAATGAACTATAGAATAAGTATTTGGTATCATTTTTTCTTTAGCTAGCCACGATCGTCGTCTACAACCTGTGCTGGAATCAAGAAGCTCCATCTCCTTAGAACATCTGAAATTTTTAGCAAAGAGAAATCAAGTGCTCAACCAAGTTTTCATCCGATTATCTTTTGGAAAAGGTGGTATGGTCCAGTGATGAAGTTTCCTAGTTCTCCTGGTTAGAAGGGCcacctaaaaaaaa is part of the Impatiens glandulifera chromosome 1, dImpGla2.1, whole genome shotgun sequence genome and encodes:
- the LOC124917801 gene encoding actin-histidine N-methyltransferase-like, producing the protein MDLIFLPQTNCISSPIRPTPERPISLLTAGSLLFRRSTRNCSSITHKNYFCAASSSDTVVAGSRNEERKVSSKKEDEVTDLKLWMHKNGLPPCKVVLNERPSNDEKLCPIHYVAASEDLQAGDIAFSVPNSLVVTLERVLGNETIAELLTTNKLSELACLALYLMYEKKQGKKSFWYPYIRELDRQRGRGQMAVESPLLWSETELDYLTGSPTKAEVLARAEGIKREYNELDTVWFMAGSLFQQYPYDIPTEAFPFEIFKEAFVAVQSCVVHLQKVSLARRFALVPLGPPLLTYRSNCKAMLTAVDDTVQLVVDRSYKAGESILVWCGPQPNSKLLLNYGFVDDDNSYDRLVVEASLNTEDPQYQEKRMVAQRNGKLSVQVFHVYVGKEREAITDMLPYLRLGYVSDPSEMHSVISSQGPVCPVSPCMERAVLDQLANYFTTKLGNYPTTLIEDELLLGDCNLNARKLVATQLVRLEKKMLTACLQATVDLINQLPDNTLSPCPAPYAPKLK